From Drosophila suzukii chromosome 2R, CBGP_Dsuzu_IsoJpt1.0, whole genome shotgun sequence, a single genomic window includes:
- the Vrp1 gene encoding WAS/WASL-interacting protein family member 2 isoform X2 produces MAIPPPPGPPPPPGPPPPPAMGGLKLGGKGGGGADPRSALLSSIQKGTKLKKTTTVDKSGPALSGKVCGEGGGGVGVGAGSKRTLNNNTSTSNHNNSSSSNGLGNGTPKLGGLFEGLSQMPKLKPVNGIRAPSAGSTATSKSTTNSPAQQRSNSPPAATTASNASNGPMDFNMELTKHLTLKRQKQQQQPPQPPTNNTHINATEANLRTNRGPPPQPPKATNSSDSILERMNIPRTAPTPSFAANSSVKAASPTLSDSGSNSSGSGGGGGSVKSKAANLNISLGNSFVNSSKTTTSASTTSLNFSQTSSMGSMRSLAPNKSTLFGGSGSSSGSGSGGGYATVQKSSPPSTADSTPSVTPTPPPLQQQMKPAISFGKPNFAPKPPGLNQLALANGQQRPAVTRHHSMKSPRSPPAVGSVNGPVFPTHQHLGTMRGPLQFHGSESSHNTSAGSMRCAPNPPKSRPSVKPPPPPTPARSFSNSNLNNIGGSTPFSAVNTALIQSSSTTSQAPSPPITQPPSSSSSSSSVAALRDQFRGGAGMSNGAPSPPLPPTPAPTSNSSSATASPKSLQRDNVKPIILNGGPLNPPAPPPHRSCPPPPPPQRQSSNGGSGSGSAPVPPQRHSSIRPNAPSTPPTHMANSSHQFGSSPGLSSGSGGGTAASVGRLVNDLETKFGKRFHNVTEFPKPPPFLNIQKVYPSRTFKATNATGTSNVNNNNSTVASNNNTTTNHNPGASGGGGGGAPAPPVLKPAYAPLKKHRAPAPPPQAGVAAATVSVIRQSSFLYGGAAGGSGGSTSIRPQSQPAGIGPRNSTVY; encoded by the exons ATGGCTATACCGCCACCACCGGGACCACCGCCGCCGCCAGGACCTCCACCGCCTCCGGCGATGGGTGGCCTCAAACTGGGCGGCAagggaggaggaggagctgaTCCCCGATCTGCCCTGCTCAGCTCGATCCAGAAGGGAACCAAGCTGAAGAAGACCACCACGGTGGACAAGAGTGGGCCGGCGCTGTCGGGCAAGGTGTGTGGAGAAGGTGGAGGTGGTGTGGGGGTGGGAGCTGGATCCAAGCGAACCCTCAACAACAACACCAGCACCAGCAACCACAACAATAGCAGTAGCAGCAATGGCCTTGGCAATGGAACCCCCAAATTGGGAGGCCTGTTTGAAGGCCTCTCTCAAATGCCAAAGCTGAAGCCCGTGAACGGCATTCGCG CGCCATCCGCCGGTTCAACAGCAACATCGAAGTCCACAACGAACTCACCGGCTCAGCAGCGGAGCAACAGCCCACCAGCCGCGACGACCGCCTCGAATGCCAGCAACGGACCCATGGACTTTAACATGGAGCTCACCAAGCACTTGACGCTGAAGCGccagaagcagcagcaacaaccacCCCAGCCGCCGACCAACAACACACATATCAATGCAACAGAAGCCAATCTGAGAACAAACCGAGGACCACCACCGCAACCGCCAAAG GCAACCAACTCGAGTGATTCCATCTTGGAGCGCATGAACATCCCCCGCACCGCGCCGACCCCCTCCTTCGCCGCCAACTCGAGCGTTAAAGCGGCATCGCCCACGCTTTCCGACagcggcagcaacagcagcgggAGTGGAGGTGGAGGTGGAAGCGTCAAGAGCAAGGCGGCCAACCTGAA TATCTCGTTAGGCAATAGTTTTGTAAATAGTTCAAAAACAACAACGAGTGCCTCGACCACGTCCCTGAACTTCAGTCAAACGTCCTCGATGGGATCGATGCGCAGTCTGGCGCCCAACAAATCCACATTGTTCGGTGGTAGCGGTTCTAGTTCCGGGTCGGGTTCTGGTGGTGGTTATGCAACAGTTCAGAAGTCCTCACCTCCGTCGACGGCCGACAGCACGCCCTCGGTGACGCCCACTCCGCCACCGCTGCAGCAGCAGATGAAGCCGGCCATCAGCTTTGGCAAGCCCAACTTTGCTCCAAAGCCACCGGGCCTCAATCAACTGGCGCTGGCCAACGGACAGCAGCGTCCGGCGGTGACCAGGCACCACAGCATGAAGTCGCCCAG ATCTCCGCCCGCGGTGGGCAGTGTCAACGGTCCTGTGTTCCCCACCCATCAGCATTTGGGCACAATGCGTGGTCCACTGCAGTTCCATGGCAGCGAATCCAGCCACAACACCAGCGCCGGCAGCATGCGATGTGCCCCGAACCCGCCAAAAT CCCGCCCATCGGTAAAGCCGCCACCACCGCCCACGCCTGCTCGCAGTTTCTCCAACAGCAATCTAAACAACATCGGAGGGTCCACCCCATTCAGTGCGGTTAACACTGCTCTCATCCAGAGCTCGTCCACCACCTCACAGGCTCCTTCGCCGCCAATCACCCAACCGCCATCCTcctccagcagcagcagcagcgtgGCTGCCTTGCGCGACCAATTCCGAGGAGGCGCTGGCATGTCCAATGGGGCACCATCGCCACCACTGCCGCCGACGCCTGCTCCCACCTCCAATTCTTCCTCGGCCACCGCCAGTCCCAAGTCCTTGCAGCGCGACAATGTCAAACCGATTATCCTAAATGGAGGTCCTCTCAATCCGCCGGCGCCACCACCACACCGCAGCTGCCCACCTCCGCCGCCTCCACAGCGACAGTCGAGCAAT GGTGGCTCCGGATCGGGATCGGCGCCAGTTCCACCGCAGCGTCACTCCTCCATCAGGCCCAACGCCCCATCGACGCCTCCCACGCACATGGCCAACTCCTCGCACCAGTTTGGCAGCAGCCCGGGATTGTCGTCGGGATCGGGAGGAGGAACTGCAGCCAGCGTGGGTCGCCTGGTCAACGACTTGGAAACCAAGTTCGGCAAGCGGTTCCACAACGTCACCGAGTTCCCCAAGCCGCCGCCGTTTctaaatatacaaaaagtCTATCCTAGTCGCACGTTTAAGGCCACCAATG CGACCGGAACCAGCAATgtgaacaacaacaacagcacgGTGGCCAGTAACAACAATACGACCACGAACCACAATCCTGGAGCGTcgggaggaggaggaggaggagcaccGGCACCTCCAGTCCTGAAGCCGGCGTACGCACCACTGAAGAAGCACCGGGCACCGGCACCTCCGCCTCAAGCGGGCGTGGCAGCCGCCACGGTGTCAGTCATCCGGCAGTCGAGTTTCCTCTACGGCGGAGCAGCAGGTGGTTCCGGGGGCTCCACCAGCATACGACCGCAGTCCCAGCCGGCGGGGATCGGGCCACGCAACTCCACGGTCTACTGA
- the Vrp1 gene encoding WAS/WASL-interacting protein family member 1 isoform X4 — translation MAIPPPPGPPPPPGPPPPPAMGGLKLGGKGGGGADPRSALLSSIQKGTKLKKTTTVDKSGPALSGKVCGEGGGGVGVGAGSKRTLNNNTSTSNHNNSSSSNGLGNGTPKLGGLFEGLSQMPKLKPVNGIRAAPSAGSTATSKSTTNSPAQQRSNSPPAATTASNASNGPMDFNMELTKHLTLKRQKQQQQPPQPPTNNTHINATEANLRTNRGPPPQPPKATNSSDSILERMNIPRTAPTPSFAANSSVKAASPTLSDSGSNSSGSGGGGGSVKSKAANLNISLGNSFVNSSKTTTSASTTSLNFSQTSSMGSMRSLAPNKSTLFGGSGSSSGSGSGGGYATVQKSSPPSTADSTPSVTPTPPPLQQQMKPAISFGKPNFAPKPPGLNQLALANGQQRPAVTRHHSMKSPRSPPAVGSVNGPVFPTHQHLGTMRGPLQFHGSESSHNTSAGSMRCAPNPPKSRPSVKPPPPPTPARSFSNSNLNNIGGSTPFSAVNTALIQSSSTTSQAPSPPITQPPSSSSSSSSVAALRDQFRGGAGMSNGAPSPPLPPTPAPTSNSSSATASPKSLQRDNVKPIILNGGPLNPPAPPPHRSCPPPPPPQRQSSNQDRVRRWMCKTLYSIKKIILIERIAKHGGQPVKVIKMLMLNSKRNGGSGSGSAPVPPQRHSSIRPNAPSTPPTHMANSSHQFGSSPGLSSGSGGGTAASVGRLVNDLETKFGKRFHNVTEFPKPPPFLNIQKVYPSRTFKATNATGTSNVNNNNSTVASNNNTTTNHNPGASGGGGGGAPAPPVLKPAYAPLKKHRAPAPPPQAGVAAATVSVIRQSSFLYGGAAGGSGGSTSIRPQSQPAGIGPRNSTVY, via the exons ATGGCTATACCGCCACCACCGGGACCACCGCCGCCGCCAGGACCTCCACCGCCTCCGGCGATGGGTGGCCTCAAACTGGGCGGCAagggaggaggaggagctgaTCCCCGATCTGCCCTGCTCAGCTCGATCCAGAAGGGAACCAAGCTGAAGAAGACCACCACGGTGGACAAGAGTGGGCCGGCGCTGTCGGGCAAGGTGTGTGGAGAAGGTGGAGGTGGTGTGGGGGTGGGAGCTGGATCCAAGCGAACCCTCAACAACAACACCAGCACCAGCAACCACAACAATAGCAGTAGCAGCAATGGCCTTGGCAATGGAACCCCCAAATTGGGAGGCCTGTTTGAAGGCCTCTCTCAAATGCCAAAGCTGAAGCCCGTGAACGGCATTCGCG CAGCGCCATCCGCCGGTTCAACAGCAACATCGAAGTCCACAACGAACTCACCGGCTCAGCAGCGGAGCAACAGCCCACCAGCCGCGACGACCGCCTCGAATGCCAGCAACGGACCCATGGACTTTAACATGGAGCTCACCAAGCACTTGACGCTGAAGCGccagaagcagcagcaacaaccacCCCAGCCGCCGACCAACAACACACATATCAATGCAACAGAAGCCAATCTGAGAACAAACCGAGGACCACCACCGCAACCGCCAAAG GCAACCAACTCGAGTGATTCCATCTTGGAGCGCATGAACATCCCCCGCACCGCGCCGACCCCCTCCTTCGCCGCCAACTCGAGCGTTAAAGCGGCATCGCCCACGCTTTCCGACagcggcagcaacagcagcgggAGTGGAGGTGGAGGTGGAAGCGTCAAGAGCAAGGCGGCCAACCTGAA TATCTCGTTAGGCAATAGTTTTGTAAATAGTTCAAAAACAACAACGAGTGCCTCGACCACGTCCCTGAACTTCAGTCAAACGTCCTCGATGGGATCGATGCGCAGTCTGGCGCCCAACAAATCCACATTGTTCGGTGGTAGCGGTTCTAGTTCCGGGTCGGGTTCTGGTGGTGGTTATGCAACAGTTCAGAAGTCCTCACCTCCGTCGACGGCCGACAGCACGCCCTCGGTGACGCCCACTCCGCCACCGCTGCAGCAGCAGATGAAGCCGGCCATCAGCTTTGGCAAGCCCAACTTTGCTCCAAAGCCACCGGGCCTCAATCAACTGGCGCTGGCCAACGGACAGCAGCGTCCGGCGGTGACCAGGCACCACAGCATGAAGTCGCCCAG ATCTCCGCCCGCGGTGGGCAGTGTCAACGGTCCTGTGTTCCCCACCCATCAGCATTTGGGCACAATGCGTGGTCCACTGCAGTTCCATGGCAGCGAATCCAGCCACAACACCAGCGCCGGCAGCATGCGATGTGCCCCGAACCCGCCAAAAT CCCGCCCATCGGTAAAGCCGCCACCACCGCCCACGCCTGCTCGCAGTTTCTCCAACAGCAATCTAAACAACATCGGAGGGTCCACCCCATTCAGTGCGGTTAACACTGCTCTCATCCAGAGCTCGTCCACCACCTCACAGGCTCCTTCGCCGCCAATCACCCAACCGCCATCCTcctccagcagcagcagcagcgtgGCTGCCTTGCGCGACCAATTCCGAGGAGGCGCTGGCATGTCCAATGGGGCACCATCGCCACCACTGCCGCCGACGCCTGCTCCCACCTCCAATTCTTCCTCGGCCACCGCCAGTCCCAAGTCCTTGCAGCGCGACAATGTCAAACCGATTATCCTAAATGGAGGTCCTCTCAATCCGCCGGCGCCACCACCACACCGCAGCTGCCCACCTCCGCCGCCTCCACAGCGACAGTCGAGCAAT CAGGACCGAGTGAGGCGCTGGATGTGCAAGACGCTGTACTCGATAAAGAAGATAATCCTCATAGAGCGCATAGCGAAGCACGGTGGCCAGCCAGTCAAGGTTATCAAAATGCTGATGCTTAACAGCAAGCGCAAC GGTGGCTCCGGATCGGGATCGGCGCCAGTTCCACCGCAGCGTCACTCCTCCATCAGGCCCAACGCCCCATCGACGCCTCCCACGCACATGGCCAACTCCTCGCACCAGTTTGGCAGCAGCCCGGGATTGTCGTCGGGATCGGGAGGAGGAACTGCAGCCAGCGTGGGTCGCCTGGTCAACGACTTGGAAACCAAGTTCGGCAAGCGGTTCCACAACGTCACCGAGTTCCCCAAGCCGCCGCCGTTTctaaatatacaaaaagtCTATCCTAGTCGCACGTTTAAGGCCACCAATG CGACCGGAACCAGCAATgtgaacaacaacaacagcacgGTGGCCAGTAACAACAATACGACCACGAACCACAATCCTGGAGCGTcgggaggaggaggaggaggagcaccGGCACCTCCAGTCCTGAAGCCGGCGTACGCACCACTGAAGAAGCACCGGGCACCGGCACCTCCGCCTCAAGCGGGCGTGGCAGCCGCCACGGTGTCAGTCATCCGGCAGTCGAGTTTCCTCTACGGCGGAGCAGCAGGTGGTTCCGGGGGCTCCACCAGCATACGACCGCAGTCCCAGCCGGCGGGGATCGGGCCACGCAACTCCACGGTCTACTGA
- the Vrp1 gene encoding WAS/WASL-interacting protein family member 2 isoform X3 — MAIPPPPGPPPPPGPPPPPAMGGLKLGGKGGGGADPRSALLSSIQKGTKLKKTTTVDKSGPALSGKVCGEGGGGVGVGAGSKRTLNNNTSTSNHNNSSSSNGLGNGTPKLGGLFEGLSQMPKLKPVNGIRAAPSAGSTATSKSTTNSPAQQRSNSPPAATTASNASNGPMDFNMELTKHLTLKRQKQQQQPPQPPTNNTHINATEANLRTNRGPPPQPPKATNSSDSILERMNIPRTAPTPSFAANSSVKAASPTLSDSGSNSSGSGGGGGSVKSKAANLKSPPAVGSVNGPVFPTHQHLGTMRGPLQFHGSESSHNTSAGSMRCAPNPPKSRPSVKPPPPPTPARSFSNSNLNNIGGSTPFSAVNTALIQSSSTTSQAPSPPITQPPSSSSSSSSVAALRDQFRGGAGMSNGAPSPPLPPTPAPTSNSSSATASPKSLQRDNVKPIILNGGPLNPPAPPPHRSCPPPPPPQRQSSNGGSGSGSAPVPPQRHSSIRPNAPSTPPTHMANSSHQFGSSPGLSSGSGGGTAASVGRLVNDLETKFGKRFHNVTEFPKPPPFLNIQKVYPSRTFKATNATGTSNVNNNNSTVASNNNTTTNHNPGASGGGGGGAPAPPVLKPAYAPLKKHRAPAPPPQAGVAAATVSVIRQSSFLYGGAAGGSGGSTSIRPQSQPAGIGPRNSTVY, encoded by the exons ATGGCTATACCGCCACCACCGGGACCACCGCCGCCGCCAGGACCTCCACCGCCTCCGGCGATGGGTGGCCTCAAACTGGGCGGCAagggaggaggaggagctgaTCCCCGATCTGCCCTGCTCAGCTCGATCCAGAAGGGAACCAAGCTGAAGAAGACCACCACGGTGGACAAGAGTGGGCCGGCGCTGTCGGGCAAGGTGTGTGGAGAAGGTGGAGGTGGTGTGGGGGTGGGAGCTGGATCCAAGCGAACCCTCAACAACAACACCAGCACCAGCAACCACAACAATAGCAGTAGCAGCAATGGCCTTGGCAATGGAACCCCCAAATTGGGAGGCCTGTTTGAAGGCCTCTCTCAAATGCCAAAGCTGAAGCCCGTGAACGGCATTCGCG CAGCGCCATCCGCCGGTTCAACAGCAACATCGAAGTCCACAACGAACTCACCGGCTCAGCAGCGGAGCAACAGCCCACCAGCCGCGACGACCGCCTCGAATGCCAGCAACGGACCCATGGACTTTAACATGGAGCTCACCAAGCACTTGACGCTGAAGCGccagaagcagcagcaacaaccacCCCAGCCGCCGACCAACAACACACATATCAATGCAACAGAAGCCAATCTGAGAACAAACCGAGGACCACCACCGCAACCGCCAAAG GCAACCAACTCGAGTGATTCCATCTTGGAGCGCATGAACATCCCCCGCACCGCGCCGACCCCCTCCTTCGCCGCCAACTCGAGCGTTAAAGCGGCATCGCCCACGCTTTCCGACagcggcagcaacagcagcgggAGTGGAGGTGGAGGTGGAAGCGTCAAGAGCAAGGCGGCCAACCTGAA ATCTCCGCCCGCGGTGGGCAGTGTCAACGGTCCTGTGTTCCCCACCCATCAGCATTTGGGCACAATGCGTGGTCCACTGCAGTTCCATGGCAGCGAATCCAGCCACAACACCAGCGCCGGCAGCATGCGATGTGCCCCGAACCCGCCAAAAT CCCGCCCATCGGTAAAGCCGCCACCACCGCCCACGCCTGCTCGCAGTTTCTCCAACAGCAATCTAAACAACATCGGAGGGTCCACCCCATTCAGTGCGGTTAACACTGCTCTCATCCAGAGCTCGTCCACCACCTCACAGGCTCCTTCGCCGCCAATCACCCAACCGCCATCCTcctccagcagcagcagcagcgtgGCTGCCTTGCGCGACCAATTCCGAGGAGGCGCTGGCATGTCCAATGGGGCACCATCGCCACCACTGCCGCCGACGCCTGCTCCCACCTCCAATTCTTCCTCGGCCACCGCCAGTCCCAAGTCCTTGCAGCGCGACAATGTCAAACCGATTATCCTAAATGGAGGTCCTCTCAATCCGCCGGCGCCACCACCACACCGCAGCTGCCCACCTCCGCCGCCTCCACAGCGACAGTCGAGCAAT GGTGGCTCCGGATCGGGATCGGCGCCAGTTCCACCGCAGCGTCACTCCTCCATCAGGCCCAACGCCCCATCGACGCCTCCCACGCACATGGCCAACTCCTCGCACCAGTTTGGCAGCAGCCCGGGATTGTCGTCGGGATCGGGAGGAGGAACTGCAGCCAGCGTGGGTCGCCTGGTCAACGACTTGGAAACCAAGTTCGGCAAGCGGTTCCACAACGTCACCGAGTTCCCCAAGCCGCCGCCGTTTctaaatatacaaaaagtCTATCCTAGTCGCACGTTTAAGGCCACCAATG CGACCGGAACCAGCAATgtgaacaacaacaacagcacgGTGGCCAGTAACAACAATACGACCACGAACCACAATCCTGGAGCGTcgggaggaggaggaggaggagcaccGGCACCTCCAGTCCTGAAGCCGGCGTACGCACCACTGAAGAAGCACCGGGCACCGGCACCTCCGCCTCAAGCGGGCGTGGCAGCCGCCACGGTGTCAGTCATCCGGCAGTCGAGTTTCCTCTACGGCGGAGCAGCAGGTGGTTCCGGGGGCTCCACCAGCATACGACCGCAGTCCCAGCCGGCGGGGATCGGGCCACGCAACTCCACGGTCTACTGA
- the Vrp1 gene encoding WAS/WASL-interacting protein family member 2 isoform X1 — protein sequence MAIPPPPGPPPPPGPPPPPAMGGLKLGGKGGGGADPRSALLSSIQKGTKLKKTTTVDKSGPALSGKVCGEGGGGVGVGAGSKRTLNNNTSTSNHNNSSSSNGLGNGTPKLGGLFEGLSQMPKLKPVNGIRAAPSAGSTATSKSTTNSPAQQRSNSPPAATTASNASNGPMDFNMELTKHLTLKRQKQQQQPPQPPTNNTHINATEANLRTNRGPPPQPPKATNSSDSILERMNIPRTAPTPSFAANSSVKAASPTLSDSGSNSSGSGGGGGSVKSKAANLNISLGNSFVNSSKTTTSASTTSLNFSQTSSMGSMRSLAPNKSTLFGGSGSSSGSGSGGGYATVQKSSPPSTADSTPSVTPTPPPLQQQMKPAISFGKPNFAPKPPGLNQLALANGQQRPAVTRHHSMKSPRSPPAVGSVNGPVFPTHQHLGTMRGPLQFHGSESSHNTSAGSMRCAPNPPKSRPSVKPPPPPTPARSFSNSNLNNIGGSTPFSAVNTALIQSSSTTSQAPSPPITQPPSSSSSSSSVAALRDQFRGGAGMSNGAPSPPLPPTPAPTSNSSSATASPKSLQRDNVKPIILNGGPLNPPAPPPHRSCPPPPPPQRQSSNGGSGSGSAPVPPQRHSSIRPNAPSTPPTHMANSSHQFGSSPGLSSGSGGGTAASVGRLVNDLETKFGKRFHNVTEFPKPPPFLNIQKVYPSRTFKATNATGTSNVNNNNSTVASNNNTTTNHNPGASGGGGGGAPAPPVLKPAYAPLKKHRAPAPPPQAGVAAATVSVIRQSSFLYGGAAGGSGGSTSIRPQSQPAGIGPRNSTVY from the exons ATGGCTATACCGCCACCACCGGGACCACCGCCGCCGCCAGGACCTCCACCGCCTCCGGCGATGGGTGGCCTCAAACTGGGCGGCAagggaggaggaggagctgaTCCCCGATCTGCCCTGCTCAGCTCGATCCAGAAGGGAACCAAGCTGAAGAAGACCACCACGGTGGACAAGAGTGGGCCGGCGCTGTCGGGCAAGGTGTGTGGAGAAGGTGGAGGTGGTGTGGGGGTGGGAGCTGGATCCAAGCGAACCCTCAACAACAACACCAGCACCAGCAACCACAACAATAGCAGTAGCAGCAATGGCCTTGGCAATGGAACCCCCAAATTGGGAGGCCTGTTTGAAGGCCTCTCTCAAATGCCAAAGCTGAAGCCCGTGAACGGCATTCGCG CAGCGCCATCCGCCGGTTCAACAGCAACATCGAAGTCCACAACGAACTCACCGGCTCAGCAGCGGAGCAACAGCCCACCAGCCGCGACGACCGCCTCGAATGCCAGCAACGGACCCATGGACTTTAACATGGAGCTCACCAAGCACTTGACGCTGAAGCGccagaagcagcagcaacaaccacCCCAGCCGCCGACCAACAACACACATATCAATGCAACAGAAGCCAATCTGAGAACAAACCGAGGACCACCACCGCAACCGCCAAAG GCAACCAACTCGAGTGATTCCATCTTGGAGCGCATGAACATCCCCCGCACCGCGCCGACCCCCTCCTTCGCCGCCAACTCGAGCGTTAAAGCGGCATCGCCCACGCTTTCCGACagcggcagcaacagcagcgggAGTGGAGGTGGAGGTGGAAGCGTCAAGAGCAAGGCGGCCAACCTGAA TATCTCGTTAGGCAATAGTTTTGTAAATAGTTCAAAAACAACAACGAGTGCCTCGACCACGTCCCTGAACTTCAGTCAAACGTCCTCGATGGGATCGATGCGCAGTCTGGCGCCCAACAAATCCACATTGTTCGGTGGTAGCGGTTCTAGTTCCGGGTCGGGTTCTGGTGGTGGTTATGCAACAGTTCAGAAGTCCTCACCTCCGTCGACGGCCGACAGCACGCCCTCGGTGACGCCCACTCCGCCACCGCTGCAGCAGCAGATGAAGCCGGCCATCAGCTTTGGCAAGCCCAACTTTGCTCCAAAGCCACCGGGCCTCAATCAACTGGCGCTGGCCAACGGACAGCAGCGTCCGGCGGTGACCAGGCACCACAGCATGAAGTCGCCCAG ATCTCCGCCCGCGGTGGGCAGTGTCAACGGTCCTGTGTTCCCCACCCATCAGCATTTGGGCACAATGCGTGGTCCACTGCAGTTCCATGGCAGCGAATCCAGCCACAACACCAGCGCCGGCAGCATGCGATGTGCCCCGAACCCGCCAAAAT CCCGCCCATCGGTAAAGCCGCCACCACCGCCCACGCCTGCTCGCAGTTTCTCCAACAGCAATCTAAACAACATCGGAGGGTCCACCCCATTCAGTGCGGTTAACACTGCTCTCATCCAGAGCTCGTCCACCACCTCACAGGCTCCTTCGCCGCCAATCACCCAACCGCCATCCTcctccagcagcagcagcagcgtgGCTGCCTTGCGCGACCAATTCCGAGGAGGCGCTGGCATGTCCAATGGGGCACCATCGCCACCACTGCCGCCGACGCCTGCTCCCACCTCCAATTCTTCCTCGGCCACCGCCAGTCCCAAGTCCTTGCAGCGCGACAATGTCAAACCGATTATCCTAAATGGAGGTCCTCTCAATCCGCCGGCGCCACCACCACACCGCAGCTGCCCACCTCCGCCGCCTCCACAGCGACAGTCGAGCAAT GGTGGCTCCGGATCGGGATCGGCGCCAGTTCCACCGCAGCGTCACTCCTCCATCAGGCCCAACGCCCCATCGACGCCTCCCACGCACATGGCCAACTCCTCGCACCAGTTTGGCAGCAGCCCGGGATTGTCGTCGGGATCGGGAGGAGGAACTGCAGCCAGCGTGGGTCGCCTGGTCAACGACTTGGAAACCAAGTTCGGCAAGCGGTTCCACAACGTCACCGAGTTCCCCAAGCCGCCGCCGTTTctaaatatacaaaaagtCTATCCTAGTCGCACGTTTAAGGCCACCAATG CGACCGGAACCAGCAATgtgaacaacaacaacagcacgGTGGCCAGTAACAACAATACGACCACGAACCACAATCCTGGAGCGTcgggaggaggaggaggaggagcaccGGCACCTCCAGTCCTGAAGCCGGCGTACGCACCACTGAAGAAGCACCGGGCACCGGCACCTCCGCCTCAAGCGGGCGTGGCAGCCGCCACGGTGTCAGTCATCCGGCAGTCGAGTTTCCTCTACGGCGGAGCAGCAGGTGGTTCCGGGGGCTCCACCAGCATACGACCGCAGTCCCAGCCGGCGGGGATCGGGCCACGCAACTCCACGGTCTACTGA
- the LOC108009087 gene encoding fibrinogen C domain-containing protein 1, which produces MKFSVWSYFSVFITIYLMIFSRVETLNVVEKLEAVYEQSENVLSIIRDALSQMETNGSLRKTPDEVYPTSCLFSGAKENGVYTLEVPELSPFQVYCENQIAGPGWIVIQRRFTGNLSFFRNWEDYKNGFGDLMGEYFLGLEKIRALTALEPHELYVHLEDFDDTVKHAKFDEFAIGNEEDDYAMNALGKYSGTAGDSLRSHRKMKFSTYDRDNDREFGRNCAFYYLGGWWYNACLDSNLNGQYMPGGKYEEKLFARGMCWRSWRGHNYGYRITQMMIRPKCRNIPVIHR; this is translated from the exons ATGAAGTTCTCCGTTTGGTCatatttttctgtttttataACAATTTATTTGATGATTTTCTCTCGTGTAGAG ACTCTGAATGTGGTTGAAAAACTGGAGGCTGTTTATGAGCAGTCGGAAAATGTACTTTCCAT AATTAGGGATGCCCTTTCGCAAATGGAAACTAATGGCAGCTTAAGAAAAACACCCGATGAGGTGTATCCCACATCCTGCCTATTCTCTGGAGCTAAAGAAAATGGTGTATATACTCTGGAAGTACCAGAATTGAGTCCATTTCAAGTGTACTGCGAAAATCAAATAGCTGGCCCTGGATGGATTGTAATTCAGAGGAGATTTACTGGAAATCTCAGCTTTTTTCGAAATTGGGAAGATTACAAGAATGGATTCGGAGATCTAATGGGCGAGTATTTTCTGGGTCTTGAAAAGATTCGTGCCCTGACAGCTTTGGAACCCCATGAACTGTATGTCCACCTGGAGGATTTCGACGACACAGTAAAACATGCGAAATTCGATGAATTTGCTATTGGAAACGAAGAGGATGACTATGCTATGAATGCACTGGGAAAATATTCCGGTACTGCGGGGGATTCCCTTCGATCGCACCGCAAAATGAAGTTCTCCACCTACGATAGGGATAACGATCGTGAGTTTGGCAGGAATTGTGCATTTTACTATCTGGGAGGATGGTGGTACAATGCCTGTCTGGATAG CAACCTCAATGGTCAGTACATGCCAGGTGGCAAATACGAGGAGAAATTGTTCGCCAGGGGAATGTGCTGGAGATCTTGGCGTGGCCACAACTACGGATATAGGATAACCCAAATGATGATACGACCCAAGTGCCGAAATATACCCGTGATTCATCGCTGA